The following is a genomic window from Bacillus kexueae.
ATGATAAAAGGGGGATTGAAATGGGGAAGGTTTATATCGTAGGAGCAGGTCCGGGAGACCCGGAGCTAATTACTATTAAAGCTTTAAAATGCATTCAAAAGGCGGATGTCATCATGTATGACCGCTTAGTAAACAAGGAACTCCTATCTTATGCAAAAGAAGGAGCGGATCTTATTTACTGCGGGAAACTACCAAACTACCATACGATGAAACAAGAAACGATTAATAAATTTTTAGTAAAATACGCAAAAGCAGGTAAAACGGTTGTTCGGCTGAAAGGGGGAGACCCTTATGTATTTGGAAGAGGTGGAGAAGAAGCGGAATATGTGGCGAAACATCAAATCCCTTTTGAGGTGGTACCAGGTATAACAGCGAGTATTGCCGCTTCTTCTTATAGTGGAATTCCGTTAACCCAACGAAATATAAGTGGCAACGTTACAATTTTAACTGGGCACCGTGTAAACGAAGAAAATCATTTACTTAACAATTTATCCTTTTTAAAAGCGGCGGATACACTTTGTATTTATATGGGGATTGGCAACATTGAAACGATTCAAGCCCAATTATTAAAAGCAGATAAATCGGAACAAACACCTGTAGCATTTGTGGAATGGGCGTCAACGGACAAACAACGAACCATTATTAGTTCCATCGAAAAGATGGCACATGATGTTAATGAAAAAGAAATTGAAAATCCATGTCTTATTATCGTTGGAGAAGTTGTCAAGTTTCATTCGAAACTTAATTGGTTTGAAGATGTCCCTTCTCGTTCAATGATCGTTGAAGCAGGTGCTTCTCAATGACAAAAGCTATCCTTTACGTCTTTCATGGTTCAAGATTAAAGGAAGCAAAAGAAGAGGCATTCACCTTTTTTAGGCACTGTCAGAAACTCACGCAAGTACCTATTCAACATGCTAGTTTCCTAGAGCTTTCTGAACCAACCATTGAACAAGGCGTTGAAGAATGTGTGAATGAAGGGGCGACCGAGATTGGCGTCATCCCGATTTTGTTATTTCGTGCGGGCCACGCGAAATACGACATCCCTTCCATCTTAACGAAATTAAAAGAAAAGTATCCTGAAACGTCGTTTTCGTATGGAGAACCTCTTGGTGTTCATCAATGGATGATCGACATTGTAGTGGAGAAGGTGCGAAGTGTCACGACAGCGCAAAAGCTATCTGAGATCTCTCCTCAAATCGTGCTCATTGGTAGAGGAAGTAAAGATAGAGAAATGCAACAAGATTTTAATACACTTTGTCAATCGGTTGAAAATGAGTTAGGCATGAACACAACTGGCTGTTACTTAACAGCTGCAAAACCTTCGTTTCACGAGATCCTTTCAACAATTAAGGGAAAAGAAGCGAATCAATTGTACATTTTTGTTCCGTACTTAATTTTTACCGGATTACTTTATAAGCAAATTGAACGCGACCTAAAAAGCGAGTTGTCTAATCGAATACAATGGCAACTAACAGACTACATCGGGCAACACCCGAATATCCATCGGCTTGTGTCGATTCGGGCGCAAGAGGCCAGTAATGTAAATATTACATAGGTGTATAGGATTGAATATCTATACACCTTTTTTCTTTGTTTATCTTTCTTTTATATAACTACCTAAAACAATTACTTTTATTACTTTTTTGAAGTTTACTTGACGAGTGTACCGTTTTTATTTTTTCAAAATGTTTATTTTAGTTCTCGAAATGGCATATAAAGTGGACTCGATAAGATGATTGTCACCAATCTTTTCTCTTATGATAAGTGCCTCTTGGAAGAAAGATAAAGCATCATGATATAGCTTTTGGTCAAATAAGTTTTTTCCTTGATGCTGATAAACATAGTGAAGATAAGGTTTGTATATTGGATGTTGTTCTGCTTGATGTATAAGTTTGGTGAAAAAGGTGTTGGAGCGTTTAAATTTTTTCATCCATTGGTATGTATGGGCGAGGCGAATTTCGTTTATAAATACACCCGTATCGCTAAAGTAGTGACTCATGGAGTTGAATGGCTTTAAGAAGGTAGACTTCGCTTTCTTTTAACTCATTAATAATTCGTAAATAGGTACCAATCATTCCGCATATTTTGGCGGAAGTTAGGGGATTATGCTGGCCAATTTGTAATTGTGTTTTAAAATAGTCAATTCCTTTTTTCATCTGTATCGGTTGGTCGGGGATTTCTCGTAAATGAGAGTTGAAAGTAAACGTCATATTATAAGGATTTGTTGGAATATCCAAGGAAAACATCTCCTTTAAAAATGTAAGAACGAGGCTGACCAATAAGTACAGCCCACGCTCTTCGTCAATTCATTTTGGTAGTTGTTGCTGAAAGAAAGGACGGTCTCAACTGGCTTGACTTACACTTGTCCACTTCGGCATGTGCTGCTCATCATGTTCCGCAGTCACCTTCGATTGAATGAACCTATCTTTCACTCCTACAAAGGAAAAAGTGGTTATTTCGCTTGCTTTCGCATGGCGATTATTTTTTCTTCATCTGGTGTAACGTAGACTGTTTGTTGCCCTTCGTAAATGACAAACCCTGGTTTGGCACCATTTGGCTTTTTTACTTGGCGAATGGTCGTGAAGTCTACAGGAACGGAGCTTGATTGCCTAGCTTTACTGAAGTAAGCCGCTAATTGGGCTGCTTCGTATATTGTCGTTTCAGTCGGTTTTTCCGATCGGATGACGACGTGTGAGCCGGGAATATCTTTCGTATGTAACCAAATTTCATTTCGCTTCGCTAATTTATTAGTTAAATACTCGTTTTGTTTGTTGTTCTTCCCGACGAGAATCTCTGTCCCATCAGTTGAATAATATGTTTCGAGCTCCGGTTTTGTTGGCTTTTTCTTATGCGCTTTATGTTTTGCCTTTTGTTTTAAGTACTCGCCTTCAATAAGCTCCTCTCGAATTTCATTGACATCCTTTGGAGATGCTGTCTCAAGCTGTTGAATGAGTCGGTCAAAATATTCGATTTCTTCCTCCGCTTTTTGAATTTGTTCTTGAACGACGGAAATCGAATTTTTTGCCTTTTGGTATTTTTGGAAATAACTTTGGGCATTCTCTGCCGGTGTTTTTAAAGGATCTAGTTTAATGGTTACGGTTGGACTTTCCTCTTCATAATAATTGATGACTTCGACTTCCTGATCTCCTTTTTGAACCATGTACATATTAGCGGTTAAGAGTTCACCGAGAAGCTGATATTTATCTGACTTTTCGGCCTCTTTTAATGTCTTTTCGAGCTTTTTAATTTTGTTTGCGTTTTTCTTCCGCTCATTCAAGATAAATCGTTCTAAATCGTGTCCTTGTTGCTTCACGCGATCTCGTTCTGCTTTTCCATAATAAAATCGATCTAACAGTTCGCTAAATGACTCAAACGATTTCTTTTCCCCATCTATATGTTGAAGTGGAAGGGCGTAAAATAATTCCTTCTTTTCAGAAACCATCATCGTTGGAGCCTGCTCATGACGAATACGACTGATGATTTCAACGAAAGCTTTCGGAACTGTCGAGCGATTGGCTAAGCCTGCTTCATGTATGATTTCTTCTGCTATTAATGGAGAGATGCCGGCAAACTGTTCAACGATCTGTTCTTTCATTTTCCCTTTGTTAAAATCGAGCTTTTTTAACACCATTTCTTCATCCGCCTCAAAAGGAGAAACCTTGTCCTGTTTAGGTGGATATACGTAGGTGTGTCCTGGTAAAACAGTACGATGTCGGTTCATCGCGGGGGATAGGTGTTTAATACTGTCTAGAATCATATTTCGTTCTTTTTCTACTAAAATGATATTACTATGCCGACCCATAATTTCGATAATTAATTGTTTGTATGAAATATCCCCAATTTCATTTCGCGCTCTTAATTCAAGGACAAGCATTCTTTCCAAACCCGGTTGCTCCACATTTTCGACGATGCTTCCCTCTAAATGTTTGCGCAAAAGCATACAAAACATAGGGGGTTCTGCTGGATTATCGTACGATTCAGTTGTGACATGCACACGTGCATAACTTGGGTGTGCTGAAAATAAGACTCGGTAGTTGTTTCCTTGGTTCCTAATTTGAACGATGAGTTCATGTTTATATGGTTGGTAAATTTTTGTCACCCGTCCACCGACTAATTTTTCCTTTAGTTCATTTTTCATACAATATGTAAATAGACCATCAAACGACATAATGAACACCTTCTTTATTTAGTCCTAAAAATGTTATCCAAATCAACAAACGAAGGCAAGCATTACGCTTGCCAGTCAAGTTCGTGAAAGAATTAGCTAAATTATAACATGTTTTTGGACGAGGCTGAATAAGTTGGTTTTAGAGACAAGTTCGAGTTTCGTCGCAAGTTGAGAGGTACTAAGTACTTTTACGGTAAGGGGTGTTCGTCGTTTTATGATTTGGCATAAGCTAACGATACAAGAAGTGATGGAATCCGTTCATTCAAATGCTGAAAGAGGTCTCGAAGAGGAGGAAGCTCAAAAGCGATTAAAAAAGGATGGCTATAATGAAATGCAAGAGGCAGAACGCGCATCGGCGTTCATTCTCTTTATTAGTCAGTTCAAAGACTTTATGGTTTTAGTTCTCCTCGTCGCGACGCTTGTATCGGCACTACTTGGTGAATATATCGATGCCATTGCAATCATTGCCATCGTACTTTTAAATGGTGTGTTAGGTTTTATTCAAGAAAGGAAAGCTGAAAAGTCCCTTGATGCCCTAAAGGAGTTATCTGCTCCATTTGTGTCCGTGTATCGAAACGGGGAATGGACAAAAATCCCCTCCAAGCAATTAGTCGTTGGCGATATTGTCAAATTTTCTAGCGGTGATCGAATCGGTGCCGATATGAGAATAATAGAAGCGAACGGCTTAGAAGTAGAGGAGTCGGCTTTAACTGGTGAATCAGTTCCGGTACTAAAGAATGAAGTTCCGATTATGAATGAAGATATTGGAATTGGAGACAAAGTCAATATGGTATTCATGGGAACGTTAGTCACGAGAGGCTCTGGGGTTGGAGTTGTCGTCCATACAGGAATGAAAACGGCAATGGGACAAATCGCCAACCTTCTCCAAACAGCCGAAACAATGATGACGCCTCTCCAGCGTAAGCTCGAACAGTTAGGGAAAATCTTAATTGTTGTCGCGCTACTACTAACGGTTTTAGTAGTACTCATTGGAATTATTCAAGGTCACGACATGTACAAAATGTTTCTTGCTGGTGTTTCACTGGCAGTAGCAGCTATTCCAGAAGGTTTACCAGCTATTGTGACCGTAGCCTTATCTTTAGGCGTTCAACGAATGATTAAGAAAAAGTCAATTGTTCGGAAGCTCCCTGCTGTTGAAACCCTTGGATGTGCGTCAGTAATCTGTTCTGATAAAACAGGAACAATGACTCAAAATAAAATGACTGTTACACACATTTGGGTAGGCGGGAAAATGTGGGGTGTAACCGGTACCGGTTATGAACCATCAGGTGAGTTTCTTACAGGAGATCGAACCGTTCATCCGAATGAGGATAAAGCACTCATGCAAATATTGTCGTTTGGTATGCTAGCTTCTCAGGCTGAAATTCGGATGAAAGCAAGTGATTATATATTGGATGGGGATCCGACAGAAGGAGCTCTTGTCGTAGCAGGAATGAAGGCGGGTCTGACAAAAGAGAAGCTTGTTGAGCAATTTTCCGTTATAAAAGAATTTCCGTTTGATTCAACGCGAAAAATGATGAGTGTAATTGTACAAGACCAAGGAGGCAAGCGATATGTAATCGCGAAAGGAGCCCCTGATGTTTTAGTTTCAAACTGTCACGATGTGTTATGGGATGGTCGAAAAGAATCGTTATCAAATCGAAAGCATACGGATATTCAAGACACAATTGAACAACTGGCAAACAGAGCACTACGAACCATTGCTATTGCTTATAAGCCTTTAACGAACGAACAAGGGTCCAACATAACTCAATGGGAGGCAGAACGAAACTTAACTTTGATTGGCATTACAGGGATGATTGATCCCCCGAGAAAAGAAGTAAAAAAAGCAGTAGCAGATTGTAAACAAGCGGGGATCAAAACCGTCATGATAACAGGAGATCATGTGATGACGGCGCGTGCCATTGCAAAAGAGTTAAATATACTACCACCTAATGGAAAGGTATTAGATGGTCAAACGTTATCAAACATGACAGTGGAAGAATTAGAATCGGTTATCGATGAAGTGTACGTATTTGCTCGTGTTTCACCTGAACACAAACTGAAAATTGTGAAGGCGTTCCAAAACCGAGGACATGTTGTGGCAATGACAGGAGATGGGGTAAACGATGCTCCTGCAATTAAAGCGAGTGATATCGGAATATCGATGGGGATTACCGGTACGGATGTCGCAAAAGAAGCATCTTCATTAATTTTAGTCGACGATAACTTTGCTACAATTCAAGATGCGATAAAGGAAGGCCGCAATATTTATGAGAACATACGAAAATTTATTCGCTACCTATTAGCGTCAAATGTTGGGGAAATTTTAGTTATGCTCTTTGCGATGATTTTAGCCTTACCATTGCCACTCGTACCAGTTCAAATTTTATGGGTAAATCTCGTCACAGATGGATTGCCTGCCATGGCTTTAGGGTTGGATCCAGCGGAAGGAAATGTCATGAAACGTGGGCCGCGTCATCCAAAAGAAGGAATTTTTGCAAGAGGGCTCGGGTGGAAAATATTATCTCGTGGTTTTCTAATTGGTACGATGACTTTATTAACCTTTATGATAGTATATGCTCGGGATCCAGAAAATTTAGCTTATGCACAAACTGCTGCTTTCAGTACACTTGTACTTGCACAATTGATTTTAGTTTTTGATTGTAGAAGTGAAAAATCAATATTTGAACGAAATCCGTTTAGTAATCCGTATTTAATCGCAGCGGTTATTTCATCTTTATTACTCATGCTCGTTGTCATTTATTATCCGCCGCTTCAACCAATTTTTCACACTGTACCAATTCAAAAACATGACTGGTTATTAATTGCCGCGTTATCAAGTGTGCCAACTTTTTTACTGGCTGGGTCACTTTTAACAAGAAAAGATAAGTAAAATATGTTATAATGCAAGAAGGTGATAGATGAGAGATTCTATGACCTTTCTTTTTTGCTTGGCTCATCATCTCGTTTCATCCTCATTGCTACAATGTTCGGAATGCATGACGAATTGTGGATGAGAGCCGTATACATACGTTGTTTTCATCAGGAATGGGAATTCTTTAGGCTACTACGTTTACGATATGACGGTACCAATTCGTCATTCATGAAAGTTGCCTAAAATGATGATGTTCCTAAATGAAAGCAACACAACCCGTTTACGCTCAAATATAGAAACGGAAGTGATGAAATGGTACATAGTATGACTGGATTTGGGCGATCAGTTAAAGAAAAAGGTGATTTTCATGTAACCGTTGAAATGAGGTCGGTGAATCACCGTTTTTCAGAAGTGAGCATTCGAATGCCACGCCATTTATTCTATTGTGAAGATAAAATTAAAAAAGTTATTCAACGAAAAGTGAGTCGTGGGCGAGTGGAAGTATACATAACGATTACGGGCGAATCGATTGTTCAACGTTCGTTACATGTGGATTGGCCACTTGTCGATCAATACATAGAAGCCTTAACGACGATGAAAGAAAAATATGAACTCAATGATGATATTCAAGTTCAACATATAATTGGACAACAAAATGTATTTGACATTCAAGAAGAAAATAGTGAAAATGATGTACTTGTAGAGCTCGTTTTAGAATCGGTTGAAGAAGCGACTGCCCATCTTGTTGAGATGAGAAAACGTGAAGGTGAACAGCTAACGATTGATTTACACGATCGACTTGAAGAAATGAAGACTGTTACTTCTCGTATTGAAACACAAGCTCCCCATGTCGTTACAGCATATGAAGAACGAATTCGTAAACGTATATCCGAATTTTTATCGGGGAATATTGATGAAAATAGAATACTAACAGAAGCGGCCGTATTTGCTGATAAAGCGGATATTTCTGAAGAGGTGACGCGGTTAAAAAGCCATATTCAACAATTTGCAGAAACGCTGGAAAAAAGTGAGCCGATTGGGCGTAAATTGGACTTTATCGTACAAGAAATGAATCGTGAAGCCAATACGATTGGTGCAAAAGGCAATGACCAAATGATCGCGAAGGCAGTTGTTGATCTAAAGAGTCTCATTGAAAAAATGAAAGAACAAGTTCAAAATATTGAGTAATTTTTTGTCGGTGGGGGGAGCGAACAGATGGGGATTAAACTAATTAATATCGGTTTTGGGAATATCGTATCAGCTAATCGGATTATATCAATTGTCAGTCCGGAATCAGCCCCTATTAAACGAATCATTCAAGAGGCAAGAGATCGGGGAATGTTAATTGATGCGACATATGGACGCCGCACGCGAGCGGTCGTCATCATGGATAGTGACCATATAATTCTATCTGCTGTACAACCAGAGACCGTTGCGCAACGATTGACAAGCAAAGATGAGCTATCAGATGAAGGGTAGGGACAAATTCGAATGTTAAAGCGAGAAAGAGGATTATTAATCGTATTATCAGGTCCTTCCGGTGTAGGGAAGGGAACTGTTCGTAAAGCGTTGTTTGAACAAGATGACGTTCATTTTGAATATTCGATTTCGATGACAACAAGAAAGCCGAGAGAAGGCGAAGTTGATGGCGTAGATTACTTTTTTAAATCAAAAGAAGAATTCGAGCAATTAATCAAGGAAGAGAAATTGCTTGAATGGGCAGAATATGTAGGTAACTATTATGGAACGCCAATTGAGTATGTAGAGAAAACGTTAAATGAAGGAAAGGACGTATTTTTAGAAATCGAAGTGCAAGGCGCGCTTCAAGTGAAAAAGTCGTTTCCGGAAGGGTTATTTATTTTCCTCGTACCACCTAGCCTAGACGAATTAAAAAATCGAATTGTAACACGTGGTACAGAATCTGAGGGACTAATTCAAAACCGTATGAATGTGGCAAAAGAAGAAATCGAAATGATGCATGCATATGACTACGTTGTCGTCAATGATCAAGTTGATTTAGCTTGTGAACGAATTAAGGCGATTGTCACAGCAGAGCATTGCAGACGAGAACGTGTTGAAAAACAATATAAAAAACTGTTGGAGGCTGAGTAAGAATGCTTTTTCCTTCTATTGATTCATTAATGAATAAAATTGATTCAAAATATACGCTCGTTTCCGTTGCAGCGAAACGTGCACGTCAAATTCAACAATTTGATGATCAACAATTAGAAAAAACTACGTCTACAAAATTTGTAGGGAAGGCGTTAGAAGAAATTGAAGCGGGCCTTCTTCATTACGAAAAGTCCGAGTCAAATTAAGAATGTAGGCAAATTCTTGTAAGCTACAAATACGAGAATGCTTAATTTCTCAAAAAATCTTTATGATAGGCTCTTTTCTCAAAAGATTGATTAGTACGAATAAAATACATTGTTTAAGGTCATTTATACACTTCAAAGGAGCGGGAGGGCACCTGACACCTCCGGGATGAAGAGGACAGCTCTCCCCACAGGAAAAGTGTCTAAACCGTAATGTTAATTCAATTTGAAAATTATCGTAAAAGCAACAATGTATAGAAAAAAGCCTTAAGTTAAGATAACAACCTTCTATAGGTTGTTATTTTTTTCTAACTTACAATCGCTTTCTCTTAAGAAGTTTTAAGTTAGAAGAAATGCTGAGTATCAAATCGATAAGAGGCGTTTTGTGAGCGGTCATTGTATAATAACGGAAGAGAGAATTCGTATTTAGAAATGGGGGATTGAAGGTGAAAGGGAAAAATATACTTCTTTGTGTGACGGGAGGAATTGCCGTTTTTAAAGCGGTTCATTTGACAAGTAAACTAACGCAGGCTGGTGCGAATGTAAAAGTCATCATGTCACAATCAGCCCAAAAATTTGTCACCCCATTAACGTTTCAAGCATTATCTCGTCACGACGTATTTATCGATACTTTTGATGAGAAAAACCCAGCGGTTATTGCACATATCGATTTGGCTGATTGGGCCGACCTTGTAATTGTTGCACCTGCTACAGCAAATGTCATCGGAAAGATGGCTAATGGAATTGCTGACGATATGATTACGACGAGTCTGTTAGCCACGACAGCACCAGTTTGGATTGCGCCTGCGATGAATGTTCATATGTATGACCATCCAGCTGTGAAGCGAAACATTGAAAGGTTAGCAAGTGATGGTTATCAATTCATTGAGCCATCAGAAGGATTTCTTGCGTGTGGATATGTTGGGAAAGGTCGATTAGAGGAACCAGAAAAAATTGTCACGTTAGTTGAGACATTCTTTAATCGCCAAGAAAGGAAGACGCGATTAAGTGGATTGCATGTCCTCATTACAGCTGGACCTACGCGGGAAAAAGTTGACCCTATTCGTTTCTTTACCAATCGTTCATCAGGGAAGATGGGATATGCGATAGCAGAGGAAGCGAAAAAAATGGGGGCTTACGTCACGTTGATTACCGGCCCCACTTCATTAATCCCTCCGAAAGGGGTGCAGGTGATTTCAATCGAAAGTGCCGAAGAAATGTATGAAGCTGCTTTAAATTATTATGACAAGGCAAATATTGTGATCAAATCAGCAGCTGTGGCAGATTATCGTCCAAAAATAGTCCACAATGAAAAAATGAAAAAGCAAGAGGGACCATTGACCATTGAATTTGAGCGAACAACCGATATTTTACATGAGTTAGGTAAACGGAAAAACCATCAAATACTCGTTGGGTTCGCAGCAGAAACGAACAACGTTACCGAATATGCGAAGTCTAAACTAGAAAGAAAAAATTTAGACATGATTGTTGCCAATGATGTAACGGAAAAAGGTGCTGGTTTCCAAGGAGATACGAATAAAGTAACGATTATTTCACGTGAAGGAAAAGAGAAGGTTTACCCGCTCATGTCGAAAAATGAAACGGCAAGAGCTATCCTAAATGAAATTGAGTTGCTGCTTCAAGGGGACGAACAATAATGTCATTCGCACGAGTAATTGTGGATGTGCCGACGATGCAAACTGATCGTGGGTTTGATTATCTTATTCCACTTCAATGGAAGGGGCTTGTAAAACCTGGGATGCGTGTCGTAGTTCCTTTCGGGCCACGGAAAGTACAGGGATTTGTTGTAAGCATACATGAGGAGACGGAAGCGAAAAAAATTAAATCGATTGATCAGTTGTTAGATCCTGCACCGATATTAAATGATGAATTGTTGAAGGTTGGCGAATGGTTAACAGAGACTACACTCTGCTATAAAATCACTGCTTTTCAAGCGATGCTACCAGCTGCACTAAAAGCGAAGTATAAAAAAGAAATCATTGTGAGTGAAGGGAAAGACAAGGAAGTTCCATCTGAAATTCTTCGCATTTTTGAACAGCGAAGAGCGCTCCCGTGGGAGGACGTAAGCGGGAGCTCCCTATTTTCAAAGATTCAAAAAGAAATAGTAAAAGGTACATTAGAAGTTCTTTATGTAGTGAATCAAAAAACGAAGAAACGAACGGTTAAACAAATTAAACCTTCCGTATCAAAAGAGGATATTAAATCGTACATAGAAACATTAACCAATCGTGCGAAAAAGCAAAAACAAATTTTATCGTTCTTTTATGAACGGTATGAACCGGTTTTGCTAAAAGATTTATTGGCAAAAATAGAGGGAACTCCATCTACGGTTCAAGCTTTAGTAAAAAAAGGACTGTTAACAGAAGAAGAGATAGAAGTATACCGCGATCCTTATGAAAACCGTTCTTTTCAAAAGACGCAAGCGCTACCTTTAACGGCTGAGCAAGAAAAAGCAATTACGCCGATTCTTTCCTCCATTGAAAAGAACGAACATCAAGTCTTCTTAATGTATGGGGTTACGGGAAGCGGGAAAACAGAAGTCTATTTACAATCCATTGAGCAAGTTTTAAAAAATGGGAAGGAAGCAATCGTCCTAGTTCCCGAAATTTCGTTAACCCCCCAAATGGTCCATCGCTTTAAAAGTCGCTTCGGTTCCAAAGTAGCGGTTTTACATAGTGGATTAAGCACCGGAGAGAAGTATGACGAATGGAGAAAAATATACCGTAAAGAAGTTCAGCTCGTTGTAGGGGCTCGCTCGGCAATTTTTGCCCCATTTCAAAATATTGGTATTATTATCATCGATGAAGAGCACGAGTCCAGCTATAAACAAGAAGAAAACCCTCGTTATCATGCAAAGGATGTAGCAATCTTTCGAGCGAAAGAACATGGCTGTCCAGTCGTATTAGGAAGTGCAACGCCGACGTTAGAGTCGTTTGCTCGAGCTCAAAAAGGGGTTTATACCTTATTACCTTTAAGAGAGCGAGTAAATAATCGACCGTTACCTTCTGTTGAAATTTGTGATATGCGAGAAGAATTACGAAATGGGAATCGTTCCATGTTTTCGACCCATCTTTTGGAGAAGTTAACGGAGCGATTAGAAAAAGGAGAGCAATCAGTTCTTTTTTTGAATAAGCGAGGTTATTCATCATTTGTTATGTGTCGAGACTGTGGGTATGTCATGCAATGCCCACATTGTGATATATCGTTAACGTATCATCGATCCGAACAAAAAATGAAATGTCACTATTGTGGTTATGAAACGAATATGCCA
Proteins encoded in this region:
- the coaBC gene encoding bifunctional phosphopantothenoylcysteine decarboxylase/phosphopantothenate--cysteine ligase CoaBC yields the protein MKGKNILLCVTGGIAVFKAVHLTSKLTQAGANVKVIMSQSAQKFVTPLTFQALSRHDVFIDTFDEKNPAVIAHIDLADWADLVIVAPATANVIGKMANGIADDMITTSLLATTAPVWIAPAMNVHMYDHPAVKRNIERLASDGYQFIEPSEGFLACGYVGKGRLEEPEKIVTLVETFFNRQERKTRLSGLHVLITAGPTREKVDPIRFFTNRSSGKMGYAIAEEAKKMGAYVTLITGPTSLIPPKGVQVISIESAEEMYEAALNYYDKANIVIKSAAVADYRPKIVHNEKMKKQEGPLTIEFERTTDILHELGKRKNHQILVGFAAETNNVTEYAKSKLERKNLDMIVANDVTEKGAGFQGDTNKVTIISREGKEKVYPLMSKNETARAILNEIELLLQGDEQ
- the priA gene encoding primosomal protein N' codes for the protein MSFARVIVDVPTMQTDRGFDYLIPLQWKGLVKPGMRVVVPFGPRKVQGFVVSIHEETEAKKIKSIDQLLDPAPILNDELLKVGEWLTETTLCYKITAFQAMLPAALKAKYKKEIIVSEGKDKEVPSEILRIFEQRRALPWEDVSGSSLFSKIQKEIVKGTLEVLYVVNQKTKKRTVKQIKPSVSKEDIKSYIETLTNRAKKQKQILSFFYERYEPVLLKDLLAKIEGTPSTVQALVKKGLLTEEEIEVYRDPYENRSFQKTQALPLTAEQEKAITPILSSIEKNEHQVFLMYGVTGSGKTEVYLQSIEQVLKNGKEAIVLVPEISLTPQMVHRFKSRFGSKVAVLHSGLSTGEKYDEWRKIYRKEVQLVVGARSAIFAPFQNIGIIIIDEEHESSYKQEENPRYHAKDVAIFRAKEHGCPVVLGSATPTLESFARAQKGVYTLLPLRERVNNRPLPSVEICDMREELRNGNRSMFSTHLLEKLTERLEKGEQSVLFLNKRGYSSFVMCRDCGYVMQCPHCDISLTYHRSEQKMKCHYCGYETNMPRHCPECDSDYIRFFGTGTQRVEEELTKVLPEARVIRMDVDTTNRKGAHEALLKKFGNKEADILLGTQMIAKGLDFPDVTLVGVLAADTSLRIPDFRASEKTFQLLTQVSGRAGRHEKPGEVVIQTYAPEHYSIQLAMEQDFDKFYQKEMIMRKLHAYPPFYYLVLITVSDEEILKVVDVSEKIASFMKSKLSNEAQILGPVASPIPRINDRYRYHCMIKYKRESALFDSLRTVLHHYQKEISQTSLTISIDVNPMMLM